In Corynebacterium endometrii, one DNA window encodes the following:
- the folP gene encoding dihydropteroate synthase — MNQKPSGLAQVMAIVNRTPDSFYDQGATFGLEPALKRCDQAVAEGATIIDIGGVKAGPGDSVDAQEEIDRVIPAIAAVHERHPAVTISVDTWRAEVAEAAIAAGAGLINDTWAGWEPELVEVAGHHKVGYVCSHTGGVTPRTFPNRVHYDDVVQDVIAKTTRQAERAISLGCPEELTFLDPTHDFGKNTFHGLELLKRVDELVATGFPVLMALSNKGFIGEVLQRDSTGRLPGTLAATAWAAARGVAVFRAHEVQDTMDVIRMTAAIEGTFAPINSWRGLV, encoded by the coding sequence ATGAATCAGAAACCTTCTGGCCTGGCGCAGGTCATGGCCATCGTGAACCGCACCCCAGATTCCTTCTATGACCAGGGCGCAACCTTTGGCCTTGAGCCCGCGCTAAAGCGTTGCGACCAAGCGGTTGCTGAGGGAGCCACCATCATTGACATCGGCGGCGTAAAAGCGGGCCCAGGGGACAGCGTGGATGCCCAGGAGGAAATTGACCGCGTTATCCCCGCCATCGCGGCCGTCCACGAGCGACACCCGGCAGTCACAATCTCGGTAGATACCTGGCGCGCCGAGGTTGCGGAGGCCGCCATCGCGGCCGGTGCGGGGCTGATAAATGACACGTGGGCGGGCTGGGAGCCCGAGCTCGTCGAGGTGGCGGGTCACCATAAGGTTGGCTACGTCTGTTCCCACACCGGTGGCGTAACCCCACGCACCTTCCCCAACCGCGTGCACTATGACGATGTGGTCCAAGACGTGATTGCAAAGACCACCCGCCAGGCCGAGCGCGCAATTTCCCTGGGCTGCCCGGAAGAGCTTACATTCCTAGATCCCACGCACGACTTTGGTAAAAACACCTTCCATGGCCTGGAGCTTTTGAAACGGGTCGATGAACTGGTTGCCACCGGATTTCCTGTGCTTATGGCGCTTTCTAACAAGGGCTTCATAGGGGAGGTTTTGCAGCGAGATTCAACAGGGCGTCTTCCCGGCACGCTGGCCGCCACCGCCTGGGCTGCGGCCCGTGGCGTGGCGGTATTCCGCGCGCATGAGGTGCAAGACACCATGGATGTTATCCGCATGACTGCCGCGATTGAAGGCACGTTTGCGCCCATCAACTCGTGGCGCGGACTTGTCTAA
- a CDS encoding glycosyltransferase family 2 protein produces MTVTQRTVYSVVSAVACNRTDYLGDVLETLKAQEVPDHIELEWQVHFDGPVDEKTEAALRALLDEPWIEVGFNYRWRGIGITRTKAATRARGEYIKNLDGDDLLTPGQIAREIAVFESRPEVMWSGSEVTDLHPDGSTSGYDRSPAGGIIPRDSTFNYWMTHDYVLNVHPTTMCIRRQALWLSGAWGAVETSEDTWLMHSLNTLFLGYFHSAPGTIYRKWDGQITATEEHNATRSLSYRREAITRRVLALREVRDILAPHFDGEAYK; encoded by the coding sequence GTGACCGTGACCCAAAGAACCGTCTACAGTGTTGTTTCTGCCGTAGCTTGTAACCGCACTGATTACCTTGGTGACGTGCTTGAAACCCTCAAGGCTCAGGAGGTTCCTGACCACATTGAGCTTGAGTGGCAGGTGCATTTTGACGGCCCGGTAGATGAAAAGACCGAGGCTGCACTTCGCGCGTTGCTTGATGAGCCATGGATCGAAGTGGGATTCAATTATCGCTGGCGTGGAATTGGCATCACGCGCACCAAGGCTGCAACGCGCGCACGTGGCGAATACATCAAGAATCTCGACGGCGATGACCTTCTTACCCCAGGCCAGATTGCCCGCGAGATAGCGGTTTTTGAGTCCAGGCCTGAAGTTATGTGGTCGGGCAGTGAGGTTACAGATCTGCATCCGGACGGTTCCACTAGCGGATATGACCGCTCACCTGCCGGCGGCATCATCCCACGTGATTCAACATTTAACTACTGGATGACCCATGATTACGTGCTTAACGTCCACCCCACGACGATGTGTATTAGGCGTCAAGCGCTATGGTTATCCGGTGCATGGGGCGCGGTGGAAACTAGCGAAGACACCTGGCTCATGCACTCTCTCAACACGCTGTTTTTGGGTTACTTCCATTCAGCCCCAGGCACCATTTACCGCAAGTGGGATGGGCAGATCACTGCTACCGAAGAGCATAACGCCACCCGTAGCCTTAGCTACCGACGCGAGGCAATAACCCGGCGAGTTCTTGCATTGCGTGAAGTCAGGGACATCCTGGCCCCTCACTTTGATGGCGAAGCTTACAAGTAG
- a CDS encoding cell division protein DivIVA, with amino-acid sequence MLSWIVLIAILILLIIFGTWAWSATFGWFDGLGTPDADIDVPRANRSAVENNRFADIAFDVVARGYRQDQVDDVIESLANRLAEAEARLARNAAPASPLDPKTQPLTGQSENLNLNG; translated from the coding sequence ATGCTTTCCTGGATTGTTCTCATCGCCATCCTGATCCTGCTCATCATCTTTGGCACCTGGGCCTGGAGCGCAACATTCGGCTGGTTTGACGGTCTGGGCACCCCGGATGCTGACATTGACGTGCCTCGTGCCAACCGTAGCGCGGTGGAGAACAATCGCTTTGCTGATATCGCCTTTGACGTGGTGGCACGCGGTTACCGCCAAGATCAAGTCGATGATGTAATAGAGTCCTTGGCTAACCGCCTTGCCGAGGCCGAGGCTCGCCTAGCCCGAAACGCCGCTCCGGCGTCACCGCTAGACCCTAAAACCCAGCCGCTTACTGGGCAAAGCGAGAACCTGAACCTTAACGGGTGA